The sequence below is a genomic window from Lolium perenne isolate Kyuss_39 chromosome 4, Kyuss_2.0, whole genome shotgun sequence.
TCGTCTGGCTTTCGGCCGTGCTGCGGCTCTATATAGCGTTCTCGTAGCTTAGGAACAACGCTACTAGAAACGATCGGCTTTCGGCCGTGCTGCGGCTCTATATAGCGTTCAGACTTCAGACCGGCGAGGCGAGATCAACAGCCACTGGCGGCGGTGAGATCCGACGACGAGCGCCCCGCCTGAGCCCCGCCTGCCTACGGGAGGAAGGCGACGGGACAAGGTCCGCAAGGAGCGGAGGAAGGTGACGCCTGAGCCCACGTTGTAGCAGCGTCCAAATTCAGTTTGTACTTTCTCATGGCAGCTTTTCAGTTTTCTCGCAAAAATATAAGTTTTCAGTTGTTGAGTATCAACCATACTCCCTCTGTGCACTAATATAAGATATTTTATGTAATTTTAAATTAGACTAGATATAAATCAATGTTCTATTTAGATCAACAGGGAGGACCTCCCCGATCCTATTGATCAGATCAACGAAACCAAACACTTTGGTCAGACATTCAGTTATTACAAGCAAACTCAAAAGAAAGAGGTCCTTTCCCTTACTCCACTCCTAAAACTAACAGCAAAGCAAAAACACGTAAAAACAGCTACAAGGAGCTGTCTGAAATAGCGCAACCTACATACTAAAAATAGACTAGATATAAAATAAAGTGGGTGAATCAAACAAAATGCTTCGGTATCTTACATTTCTAAACTTCTAAACGGATGTTGTTGTTAAAGTACTTTCAAAGCTAAAACAAAAAACGAATGTGCTGCTGCTAAGTTAGCAGTTAGCACAACATCAAACACTTGACGGGAGTGCTTTATGATCTTCAATCGGCAGCGCACACAAGCATTTGATCGGTGCCTTCCAACTTAGTAGTAGTTAGTACTACCATAAACTTCATAAATCCTTAATTTGATATCCTCAACATGCTTCAACATAATCATATATGGTATTCTGAAGCACGAAAACTGTGTGCTCATTTTCTTTACTGAGACATGTACCCCAGACTCATTTGTTTCTAAGTATACTTCAGAGTGTTAAACAGAACCGAAATGATCTATGTCTCTCCATCACTTGTTCCCGAGATTGGCATGGGCCCGTGTAATACAAATTACACTTATTGATCAGCTCAAATAAACCAAGACTATATACAAAAATCACGGCATCTAGCTTGTACTCTGAGAAACTACCATTTCATCTCATTCATCATATTCCATCTAGCTAAGCAGTAGTCAACCGAGACCGCTGCGTTAGCTCCTCAAAAGCGTGCATGGCTTCACTGTCGAGTCCTCCCGCAAACTACaaatcaaacaaacaaaaaaggtGCATATGTTACAACAAAGCTGTATGTAATCTAAGAAGGTAAATCATAGTTAATACATACCTGGTGAACCCTATATGTGAAGCGCACGCTCTGAGCAACGAGAGCAGCCGTGTTCCCTCCTCCTGTATCTGCCACTATTTCCTTGAGGACTCTCTTCATGTGCACCTTTGCAAGTGCTACTGACGCCACCTTTATCTACAAATTCAAACAGCGAACAATTCCAAACCAGTTAATCGTCTGATACAAATAATAAGTACAAGGATACTGATTAATTGACTACCTTCGAAGCAATCCCTGAATCGAGCATCCACTCAGTCGGAATCCCAAACTGTTTATAGCACGGCATCGCCGAGCTCCTAAGACTCAACAATCTCTTCATGCTCTTCTCTAGCCTGACAAACAATTAAGCATGGTAATTAGTTATGTCTCAGCAGGGAAACTAAAGGACAAGAATCATGTGTGAGGTCAATTGGTTCTTGATTTCATACTTATCTAGGAAGCTCGATATCTTCCTCAGAGTAGCCTCACAGGAGGTAGGGCTGCCATCATCGATACTCAAGGAAGAGACCTCTGTTACAACGCACTTGAGATCCCGGTATTCAAATGCGGCTTCCCGGAGTGCATCGGCTTTCTTCTCCGGCCAGCTGAAGTGCTTCAACACGCCTGTCTCATCCGACTGAATTTTACAACAGCTTAATTTAATCAGTACCATCCCACCAACCGTCAGTAGCCGTCCTCACTACTGATAAAGGCAACAACAAATGGTACCAATATTATGGTGTTTGTTTGATTACCAGAGTTGAAAGTTGTTGATCAAGCCAATCAACAAAGGTCAGCACTTGCTCCACATCGGTGTAAGTGTTAGTGTGAACTTTGTTGATGAGCCCATTGATCAACTCTCCTTTCGTTTCGACATCCGTTTTGATCTGAGCAAACAAAGAAAAAATACATCTAGTCAGAAAATCATATATAGCTAAGTTAATCTTATTTCCAGGGTCGTTTAATGGTATGATGCTGACCGCCAACAAGTGCGTGGAGCGGTTCTGTAGCTCGCCAACGATGCTGTTATGATGAGCGGCACTGACAGCCACAGCCTTCTTGGTATCGCGCTTGTTCAGGGAGTTGTACATCTCAACCAATGCGGTTGCCTTGTTCACTGTGCTTATCTTGCCATGTTGTGGCGGTGGAGGCGGCGGTGCTGGGGCTCTTCCCAGGATTTTACTactaggtggtggtggaggtggcggtgaggGGGGCTTCGGAGGCTGTGGTCTGCTCATTGCATCATCCTTTTGGTTGCTTCGTTGCGCCGCAACAGTCTGTGCCTTCTGAATTGGAAGTAAAAATCATTTGATGTGTGTTAGCCACTCACACCATGTATGCAGTTGTGAACCAACATGTAGATCAAAGCAGGTTGCAGGTAAACTGAGCATGGTGATTGGTAAATACAGCTTTTTTCAGGAGCTGGAAGAAAAGATGGCTGTAGCAGCTGCACGGCAATCAAACTGGTATGTGCTGATATGGAAACCAACTTACATGGATGTCATGCTGCTCCTGAAGCCGGGTGATGGTGCAGCGCGCAAGTGCGAGCTGGTGTGTGAGGTCGCTCTTGTCGCACTCCAGCTCAGTGTTGAGCAGCTGCAGCCTGTCCACCTCCTTCCTTAGGGCCTCCACCTCCCCACGCAGCTTGCGCGTCTCCTCCTCGGAATCGTCCTTGTGCCTCTTTGGCTTTGCAGCTGCAGGAGTGACCACCCTCTCCTCCTTGCTGCTCACCCTCACAAGCCTCCTCGCTCGAGGAGGAGTGGCTGGTGCTGGAGCTGGAGACGAAGAAGCTTCCTTGATGGGTGCTGCTGCCGCTCTCGGAACCCTGGTTCGTGCCGCCACCGAAGGCGAGGAGATCCTGCCGCCATGGCCATTGCTCAGCACCGGCTGCTTCATCGTCTGTGTGAATCCAAGGAGCAGCCTAGGTAGTGGTCTAGTCTTAATTGTTGTCTTGCGACCTGAACTGAATACTACTTAGTGTCAGAAAGGAAGGTGCTGCCTGGGTGGTTGGCAGTGACAATATATGTTGGCATGCAGCATGTGGATTGTGGAATCAGCACAGCTCAGCTCCTTGTTGACTGCAGGCAGCAGGTACAAACAAGAGGATTATATCAGTGTCAATTGCAGTGAGAAGAAGAGGGCCATGAGAGGGCAACAGCTTGCCTGAACCTGATGGCTGCTATTAATGCAAGTAGGGTAAGGTAAGGCTGGTTCAGTTGAGAATGGCCAATCGGCCATGACCATGGGAGGACAGACAGGACCACAAAGCAGAGCACGCAACGACAGAGCAATAAACCCACGCTGTTACTATTAACCAACCCAAAACACAGTACACAGTGATGCATCACAATACGAGATCTACATGTCAAACAGTAATTACCATCTCAATTCTTTAGTATAACATGCACTCTGGTGTATGTAGTTATATAATCATGCAGCATTTCATATAGTTTTGTATATACTTGCATCTGGCTAAGCATTGCTTGGTATTGGAAATCTTAGGAAAAAATAGTGCAGACTGCAGAAAAATAGGTAGAACGAAGAGACAGCATATAAAGCATTGGATGCCACAAACCAAATAATTAAGCCACTGAAATTTAATATTGAGGGCAGGCCCTAGGCAGTTGACAAAGGGCCGGAGTAGTTGCAGCTGAAAGACTAATATACTTCTAGGCCATGTGAGAAACCACCTAGCTGAATGTATACACATGTATTATGCCAAATAAAATTTTGTATTGGACTAGTGGTGAGGAGGTCAGATGATGCACACTGCAGACATAAATTAACAAATGAAAGGATGGGTATGGCTTAAAGTTACACGAAAGTGACAAATGCTTAGTGAGCATTGAACATGAATTGCTTATCTATTTCCTGAAATGTACATATTTTGGCTGTGCTGGAAACAATAACTTTAAGTAAACTGCAGCGATGAGTTGATTACTACAACAGATTTAACTGACGACTGGTTGTGTTTGCTGTCTCTTGTCTCTTCCTTTATAGTTAACAACTGACCGACCCAATCCCTCTAATTAGTTTTGTACTTTAAGCAATGGCTTAATCATGAAGCATGACAGACCAACCCCATGCACTAAAGTAAATCTAAGCTACTTGGGCAAAGTGGTAACAAAACAAACACATTCTCCAGCCAAATCCAGCACAGAGAGGCAACTCCCATGGTTGAACATGAACCATGTTCTAACAGAAGAGAGCATGAACACAATAAAATCAATATGAAGTAGAAAACGTAGAAGAAAGAAAGCATCTAAACAGGATCAAGTGGAGCATAACCGGTTACTTCATCCTCCAAGCAGAAATCAGAACCAGTAGAGATCTCAAATCAATAACGCCGAACAAAACTGTTCACACGAATTTCATCCATAATATTCCTTAAAAAATATATGAGGGACAAAAGGACAAACCTTGTTTTGCAGGATGCAAGAGACAAGCAGCTCCAGAGGAAATAATTTGATAGCATAACAGTGCAGAGGTGCTGCCACTTATAGATGCCAAGAACAGAATGCTTGATAGTGGGAAAGTAGGTGTGACATTTGGATCAAACTGAGGACCCACAATTCAATGCCACAATCTTATATCTGTatataaaaaaaggaaatatgcCCAGCTAGCTAGCTGTTGGTGGAGTGTCTCAACATTCCCCCTTCACATCACTGAACAACCAGCCCAACCAAAGCCACCCAAACTCCCAAAGTGCATATTAGTCTTATGTGTCAGTACACAAATACTTCGACCAGTAAGCCACTACTTTTATGGATAAAAAATATACAAAAGCTTCCATGTGTTAAAAGTGCATGAGTTGGTCCTTAATATGTTGAAGACCTAGTACAGCTCACCTGAATTTGAAGTTTTTTGTTACGCATCACATCAGAGTTGTAGATTGACCACCTAAACTCGCTTCATAGAATTAATTCCAAGCAGCCTGCGATAAACTTAATGGCCCCAATAGGACTTGTACAGTTTCAAGTCTGCATCACACTTTCAATGGAGCAAAATATTACAACTTGCAAGCTCATCATCAACATTTGACTGGATACACCTAGAAACTACACCCACTGGCCAATACAGGCAATGCTACTTCCTACGAGCATACAACTTTAGCCTAATCAACACCCACTACATTACTACAGCTAAAGTAAAATCTATAGTTCTTTGCCACCACTTGCAATCCTCCAAGTTTCCAAAATTCTGGAGCAACTCCTTTCTTCAAAATAACCCTCCGACGTATGGTAACGCAATCATGGAGAATAAGCCTGCCCAGGACCAACCAGAGGGCAAGATTGAGCGCC
It includes:
- the LOC127294678 gene encoding INCREASED PETAL GROWTH ANISOTROPY 1-like protein 2 isoform X1, with protein sequence MLSNYFLWSCLSLASCKTSSGRKTTIKTRPLPRLLLGFTQTMKQPVLSNGHGGRISSPSVAARTRVPRAAAAPIKEASSSPAPAPATPPRARRLVRVSSKEERVVTPAAAKPKRHKDDSEEETRKLRGEVEALRKEVDRLQLLNTELECDKSDLTHQLALARCTITRLQEQHDIHKAQTVAAQRSNQKDDAMSRPQPPKPPSPPPPPPPSSKILGRAPAPPPPPPQHGKISTVNKATALVEMYNSLNKRDTKKAVAVSAAHHNSIVGELQNRSTHLLAIKTDVETKGELINGLINKVHTNTYTDVEQVLTFVDWLDQQLSTLSDETGVLKHFSWPEKKADALREAAFEYRDLKCVVTEVSSLSIDDGSPTSCEATLRKISSFLDKLEKSMKRLLSLRSSAMPCYKQFGIPTEWMLDSGIASKIKVASVALAKVHMKRVLKEIVADTGGGNTAALVAQSVRFTYRVHQFAGGLDSEAMHAFEELTQRSRLTTA
- the LOC127294678 gene encoding INCREASED PETAL GROWTH ANISOTROPY 1-like protein 2 isoform X2, with product MKQPVLSNGHGGRISSPSVAARTRVPRAAAAPIKEASSSPAPAPATPPRARRLVRVSSKEERVVTPAAAKPKRHKDDSEEETRKLRGEVEALRKEVDRLQLLNTELECDKSDLTHQLALARCTITRLQEQHDIHKAQTVAAQRSNQKDDAMSRPQPPKPPSPPPPPPPSSKILGRAPAPPPPPPQHGKISTVNKATALVEMYNSLNKRDTKKAVAVSAAHHNSIVGELQNRSTHLLAIKTDVETKGELINGLINKVHTNTYTDVEQVLTFVDWLDQQLSTLSDETGVLKHFSWPEKKADALREAAFEYRDLKCVVTEVSSLSIDDGSPTSCEATLRKISSFLDKLEKSMKRLLSLRSSAMPCYKQFGIPTEWMLDSGIASKIKVASVALAKVHMKRVLKEIVADTGGGNTAALVAQSVRFTYRVHQFAGGLDSEAMHAFEELTQRSRLTTA